The Pseudanabaena sp. ABRG5-3 genome includes the window AGAATAAACCTAATAGAATTAACACCAAACTATTAAATTGCCGTGGTTGCTGCGCTAATGAAGAGGGACTAACCAAAACGGTTTGGTCTGAATAGGTAACAACATTTAATGAGTCGGCATTGGTGACTTCTAGAGGTTGCAGACTATTTGCGGTTGCCAATTTTGACTTTGTAGATCGCAGCATCAAAGCACTGGAGATACCCGTAAAAATTGCCGCAGGTAAAACCCACCAAATTGCTACAAAATATTGCCCAACAGTTACAGAATAATTACTGCTCGCGACAAGTAAAACTAACCAATAACTAGTAATCACAATCACTTGCCATTGGGAAAATTCATAGTCAGCATTTTGACGGCATACCTCAACAACTGACTTAGCTGCATAGATTCCAACTAAAAATCCCACTAGTAAAAGTAACCCTGCGATCGCTAAGAAGCTTGGCTCATTCGTCCGCACTAATTTAGAGATCGCCACTAACAGCATCAAAATCCCTGCAATACCAAAGTTAGCTGAGATTGGATAAGTTGCCTGTCGCCAGCCCCAGCCAACCTTACCTGATACCAATTGTCGCTGTGAGTGAGAAGGCGAAACTTGCATAGGCGAGTAAATTGGTTATTGATAATTGGGATCGGTTATCGATATAGGTTATTGGGGATTAGTTTTTCATTTTTACTGTCCCCTTTTTACTTAAAGGCTTCTACTTAAAAAGCTTGTTTTACTTAAAAGCTTATTTGAATTTGAAAGCTATACAGTGGCGATCGCTTCGTGACGGGCAAAGATCATCCGACCTGCGGAGGTTTGCAAAGCACTAGTAACAATCACAATGATTTGTTTACCGAGATACTCACGACCTTCTTCAATTACTACCATTGTGCCATCTTCGAGATAGCCGATCCCTTGAGATGCTTCTTTCCCTTCCTTCAGCACCTTGATTTCTAGGGCATCTCCTGGCAAATAAGTTGGGCGTAAAGCTTGGGCAAGATCATTAATGTTTAACACTTCAACCTGTTGCAAGTTGGCAACTTTGTTGAGGTTATAGTCATTGGTAATCAAGGTGCAACTGAGTTCTTGAGCAAGGCGCACTAACTTAGCATCAACAGTATGCAAATCTTCATAATCTGCTGAGTGAATTGTGATGCGATCGCTATATTGCTCACGCATATTATTGAGAATATCAAGTCCCCTTCTGCCCCGTACCCGCTTTTGATCGTTAGAGCTATCAGCGATTGTCTGTAATTCTTGGATTACAAAATGTGGAATTAATAACTGCCCCTCTAAAAATCCCGTTTCCATTAAAGTTTGAATACGTCCATCAATAACGGTGCTAGTATCTAAAACCTTGGCACTGGCAGTTCTCAAGGTTCCATCAGCCAGCAAGCTACTTTCTACATTGTTGGGATTAATCAAACGCAACAATGCACGTCCATGGGTATCAGAAAGCGTCATTCCCGAATAGGCAAAGATAATACTCACCAAAATTGCGGTGAGAGGCTTAATAAAAGTAAAGTCATCGGAAATCGGGATCAAAAATAATGGCGCTAGCATCAAGTTAGCAACCAATAGACCAAATACTAAGCCAACGGCTCTGCCCAAAATTGTTTCAATTGGCAAAGCGCGAACATTTGCCTCAATACGGCGATAGGTATTTTGGACTATTAACCCTGCTACTAGCCCAACAAATGAGCCAACTCCAAGAGTTACCCAACGAAAATTTTGGACATTGATATTAGCCAGCGTATCCGATGGCAAGAAATCGATGCCGTGGAAGCCAGTGCCTGCTCCCGCAAGAATGAATGTGAAGATGATAATAGCGTCAATCATAGGGCGGAACTCCGCTTAGACGAATAAATATAAGGATATGAGATATGAGATCAACAAATAATTTCTAGCCTATCGCTTTAATTGAGTTTTCGGTGATACTCTTCCAACTTTCTCAATCCTTTGCATACAATTCTACACAACTACTTCAAGGATTGTCTCAATCATTGGCTATTTTGCTGGTTTGGGACAACCTTCGCTAGATTTTTGACCGTCAGGCATAATTGCACCACAAAAGTTCGTCTCTGACATATAAGCTCCTGTGAGATCTGCTCCTGTGAGATCTGCACCTCTCAGATCAGCCTTATCTAAAACTGCGCCAATAAGATTCGCTTCTCTCAAATCAACAAGTTTGAGATCCGCAGAAAATAGATTAGCATTGCGTAAACTTGCACCTCTCAGGTTCGCAAAACTTAATTTCGCACGTACCAGATCGCATCCATCACAGGATCGTGTTTGCAAAACTTGACGGATTTGATTGGGATCTGCAAAGGCTTTTTCTGCATAGCTAAACGTCGCGATCGCCCCGATTAGTCCTGAAATTATCAAGCAGGAATTAATAAAAGGTTTCATAGTTGATCTCTTAGGTATCCAAGTGGCTGGGTGCAATTAAATATAAAACCCCAAAACCTGTAGCGCACACTGCGCGTGCGCTACAGGTTTTGGCTCTATTCTTTAATTATACCTAGCTACTTAGTTAGTTATTTCGGTCATTTTTTAGATTGAGGATAATACAC containing:
- a CDS encoding pentapeptide repeat-containing protein; protein product: MKPFINSCLIISGLIGAIATFSYAEKAFADPNQIRQVLQTRSCDGCDLVRAKLSFANLRGASLRNANLFSADLKLVDLREANLIGAVLDKADLRGADLTGADLTGAYMSETNFCGAIMPDGQKSSEGCPKPAK
- a CDS encoding PIN/TRAM domain-containing protein; amino-acid sequence: MIDAIIIFTFILAGAGTGFHGIDFLPSDTLANINVQNFRWVTLGVGSFVGLVAGLIVQNTYRRIEANVRALPIETILGRAVGLVFGLLVANLMLAPLFLIPISDDFTFIKPLTAILVSIIFAYSGMTLSDTHGRALLRLINPNNVESSLLADGTLRTASAKVLDTSTVIDGRIQTLMETGFLEGQLLIPHFVIQELQTIADSSNDQKRVRGRRGLDILNNMREQYSDRITIHSADYEDLHTVDAKLVRLAQELSCTLITNDYNLNKVANLQQVEVLNINDLAQALRPTYLPGDALEIKVLKEGKEASQGIGYLEDGTMVVIEEGREYLGKQIIVIVTSALQTSAGRMIFARHEAIATV